In the Pseudolabrys taiwanensis genome, one interval contains:
- a CDS encoding Bug family tripartite tricarboxylate transporter substrate binding protein: MKKTYAAAVLTALALAVAPALAEDYPTRPIMMVVPYPAGGPSDVVARIVADGMSRALGQSIVVENVGGAGGTIGTGRVAEAHADGYTLLAASMGSHVSAPALYPNLKYDSTKDFTPIGVTAYAPAAIVSKKDIPANNLKEFVDYLKKNGESVKQAHGGVGASSHMACMLFNSVVGAKPSQVAYRGTGPALNDVIGGHVDFFCEQVVSVMGAVKGGSLKAYVVSGDTRSPALPDVPSAKEAGIPDYSINVWSGVFAPKGLPKPVADKLVAALDKALDDPAVAKRLQELGGTVPPKADRGPGPLAERLKNDIGRWDPILKTAAAKLN, from the coding sequence GTGAAGAAGACCTACGCTGCGGCTGTACTGACGGCTCTCGCGCTTGCTGTTGCGCCGGCGCTGGCCGAGGACTATCCGACACGTCCCATCATGATGGTCGTGCCCTATCCGGCGGGAGGCCCGAGTGACGTGGTGGCGCGCATCGTCGCCGACGGCATGAGCAGGGCACTCGGACAATCGATCGTCGTCGAGAATGTCGGCGGCGCCGGCGGCACCATCGGTACCGGGCGCGTCGCGGAAGCGCACGCCGACGGTTACACATTGCTCGCCGCCAGCATGGGCTCGCACGTTTCGGCGCCGGCGCTCTATCCCAATCTGAAATATGACTCGACCAAAGACTTCACGCCGATCGGGGTCACGGCCTATGCACCGGCCGCTATCGTATCCAAGAAGGATATTCCGGCGAATAACCTGAAGGAGTTTGTCGACTACCTTAAGAAAAATGGCGAGAGCGTGAAGCAGGCGCATGGCGGCGTCGGCGCCTCGTCGCACATGGCGTGCATGCTGTTCAATTCGGTGGTTGGTGCCAAACCGAGCCAGGTTGCCTATCGCGGCACGGGCCCGGCGCTCAATGATGTCATTGGCGGTCATGTCGACTTCTTCTGCGAGCAGGTCGTCAGCGTCATGGGCGCGGTCAAAGGCGGTTCGTTGAAAGCCTACGTCGTGTCCGGCGACACGCGCTCGCCGGCGCTGCCGGATGTGCCGTCGGCCAAGGAGGCGGGCATTCCCGACTACAGCATCAACGTCTGGAGCGGCGTGTTCGCGCCGAAGGGGCTGCCGAAGCCGGTTGCCGACAAGCTCGTCGCTGCCCTCGACAAAGCGCTCGACGATCCGGCAGTGGCCAAGCGGCTGCAGGAGCTTGGCGGTACGGTGCCGCCGAAGGCCGATCGCGGTCCGGGCCCGCTCGCCGAGCGTCTCAAGAACGACATCGGGCGCTGGGATCCGA